The following coding sequences are from one Nicotiana tabacum cultivar K326 chromosome 1, ASM71507v2, whole genome shotgun sequence window:
- the LOC107807977 gene encoding uncharacterized protein LOC107807977 produces the protein MAKAYTQAEFDSLMEKVEKVDIRVKEYLELAGYENWIRLYAPVNRGWKMTSNIAESINVSLVSARKLPIYDFLKEVRKMFGRWNCSNRKEATQTYTTIGKKYQEMLTLNEAMSTRMTVVPSTEYLHTVNDGGRNYTVCLLERKCVCGRFQFDELPCPHAWTVLKSKFLMPKEYCSNYYKPNTIVMTYDLPVYPLPDRNDWNIPEHVVEEVVLPPKWKRPSGRPKKKRDKTLSELLQSKNQHSCSIYGGGHNKRTCRNAPRNK, from the exons ATGGCAAAAGCATACACACAAGCTGAATTTGACAGTCTGATGGAGAAGGTGGAGAAGGTAGATATTAGAGTGAAAGAATACTTAGAGTTAGCTGGTTACGAAAATTGGATTAGGTTGTATGCACCTGTTAACAGGGGATGGAAAATGACGTCAAATATTGCTGAGTCAATCAATGTCTCACTAGTTTCAGCAAGGAAATTGCCAATATACGACTTCCTCAAAGAAGTTAGGAAGATGTTTGGACGTTGGAATTGTAGTAACCGCAAAGAAGCTACACAGACATACACGACGATTGGAAAAAAATACCAGGAGATGCTGACTTTGAATGAGGCAATGTCTACACGTATGACT GTGGTACCATCAACTGAATACTTACATACGGTTAACGATGGTGGGAGGAATTACACAGTCTGCCTATTAGAGAGAAAATGTGTTTGTGGGAGGTTCCAATTTGATGAATTGCCATGCCCACATGCTTGGACTGTATTGAAGAGCAAGTTTCTAATGCCAAAAGAATATTGCTCTAACTATTACAAACCAAATACAATTGTAATGACATATGATTTGCCAGTGTACCCGCTACCGGACAGAAATGACTGGAATATACCAGAACATGTTGTAGAGGAGGTTGTACTACCACCCAAATGGAAAAGACCTTCTGGAAGGCCAAAGAAGAAGCGCGATAAAACTTTAAGTGAATTGTTGCAGTCAAAaaatcaacattcatgtagcataTATGGGGGAGGACATAACAAGCGAACGTGTAGAAATGCTCCACGTAATAAATAG